A DNA window from Haliovirga abyssi contains the following coding sequences:
- the glmS gene encoding glutamine--fructose-6-phosphate transaminase (isomerizing) has product MCGIVGYIGDKAPKTILYNGLAKLEYRGYDSAGIAIIEDNKIELNKAIGKLDSLGEILNKKYIQGNIGIGHTRWATHGKPTVLNAHPHLDCNKELALVHNGIIENYRELKDELIKKGHKFVSETDTEVIVHLIEEYYTGDLFGAVKKAVKYLEGAYALGVISLREQDKIIAARKGSPLVIGLGENENMIASDIPAVLEHTKKVIFLDDGELAILTKEKVVITDLKGNEKIKEITEIDWSIEMAEKNGYDHFMLKEIYEQPRVVEDTLRGKITDSSVKLDGINLTKEDLEKIEKINIVACGTSYHAGLVGKYLIEQNLRIPTEVDVASEFRYKDPILSEKNLVIVISQSGETADTLAGLREAKKKGAKVIGIINVVGSTITRESDGTIYTNAGPEIGVASTKAFVSQLTALYLFLLYFGEERNILSLEKRKYIVDGLKKLPEMIAEVLKRDNEILKASEEFKGVNSLMFIGRNINYPIALEGALKLKEISYIHAEGYPAGELKHGPIALIEEEVPTVAIAVKSDTYDKVISNIQEIKARSGKIIAVATDGDEKIKEHADIILRIHEVDEIFSPILTVLPLQLLAYHISNKRGLDVDKPRNLAKSVTVE; this is encoded by the coding sequence ATGTGTGGAATAGTAGGATATATAGGAGATAAAGCACCCAAAACAATCCTATATAATGGATTGGCTAAACTTGAATATAGAGGATATGATTCGGCAGGGATAGCTATTATAGAAGATAATAAAATAGAATTAAATAAAGCTATTGGGAAATTAGATTCTTTAGGAGAAATATTAAATAAAAAATATATACAAGGAAATATTGGAATTGGTCATACTAGATGGGCAACTCATGGGAAACCTACAGTTTTAAATGCTCATCCTCATTTGGATTGTAATAAAGAGTTAGCTCTTGTGCATAACGGTATTATAGAAAACTATAGAGAATTAAAAGATGAGCTTATAAAAAAAGGACATAAATTTGTATCTGAAACAGACACAGAGGTAATTGTTCATCTTATTGAAGAGTATTATACTGGAGATCTATTTGGAGCAGTAAAAAAAGCTGTTAAATATTTAGAAGGAGCATATGCTCTTGGAGTTATTTCATTGAGAGAACAAGATAAAATAATTGCAGCTAGAAAAGGGTCACCACTAGTAATTGGACTTGGTGAAAATGAAAATATGATAGCTTCTGATATTCCAGCAGTACTAGAACATACGAAAAAAGTTATATTTTTGGATGATGGTGAATTAGCTATTTTAACAAAAGAAAAAGTAGTTATTACAGATTTAAAAGGAAATGAAAAAATAAAAGAGATTACAGAAATTGATTGGTCTATTGAAATGGCTGAAAAAAATGGATATGATCACTTTATGTTAAAAGAGATATATGAGCAACCTAGAGTTGTAGAAGATACATTAAGAGGTAAAATAACGGATAGCAGTGTGAAACTGGATGGAATTAATCTTACTAAAGAAGATTTAGAAAAAATTGAAAAGATAAACATTGTGGCCTGTGGTACTTCATATCATGCAGGATTAGTTGGAAAATATTTAATAGAACAAAATTTGAGAATACCCACTGAAGTTGATGTAGCATCTGAATTTAGATATAAAGATCCTATTTTAAGCGAAAAAAATCTTGTAATTGTAATTAGTCAATCAGGAGAAACTGCAGACACTTTAGCTGGGCTTCGTGAAGCTAAGAAAAAAGGAGCTAAAGTTATTGGGATTATAAATGTAGTTGGTAGTACTATTACAAGAGAATCAGATGGAACGATTTACACAAATGCTGGTCCAGAAATAGGAGTAGCATCTACAAAAGCATTTGTATCTCAATTAACAGCTTTATACCTATTTTTATTATATTTTGGAGAAGAAAGAAATATTTTATCTTTAGAGAAAAGAAAATATATTGTAGATGGATTAAAAAAATTACCTGAAATGATTGCGGAAGTTTTAAAAAGAGATAATGAGATATTAAAAGCTTCAGAAGAATTTAAAGGTGTAAATAGTCTTATGTTTATTGGAAGAAATATAAATTATCCAATAGCATTAGAAGGAGCATTAAAATTAAAAGAAATTTCATATATTCATGCAGAAGGATATCCTGCTGGAGAATTAAAGCATGGACCAATAGCATTGATTGAGGAAGAAGTTCCAACAGTAGCAATAGCTGTAAAAAGTGATACATATGATAAAGTAATTAGTAATATTCAAGAGATTAAAGCTAGAAGTGGTAAAATTATAGCAGTAGCAACTGATGGTGATGAAAAAATAAAAGAACATGCAGATATAATATTAAGAATACATGAAGTTGATGAAATTTTTTCACCAATTTTAACAGTTTTACCATTACAACTGTTAGCATATCATATATCTAATAAAAGAGGCTTAGATGTGGATAAACCAAGAAATCTTGCAAAAAGTGTTACAGTAGAATAG
- a CDS encoding aldehyde dehydrogenase family protein has translation MSIFKDIYVENENGDREYKILINGCWDCYFTTEKIEVRNPSDNKIVGYVPNCTEKDIETAIDELKEYKKIENYTPIERLEIMERAYEILLGNKDEVAKIITQESGKPISVSLGEVSATAERLKLTLQEVRALYGEYIAGEWVHDTQNKFAIVMRKPIGVVASISSFNYPLYIAAAKIIPAILAGNTVIAKPSSDTPITLIYFAKILEEAGLPKKAFSIVTGSGRKVGDALIQNRNIAAITFTGSTNIGMHIAKSVDVKKLHLELGGKASAIVLKDSNLENAVKHIVKGTFRNSGQRCDAVSRVLIEKEIKNEFIEKVLEESKKYKLGDPLDKKTQVGPVINKKAIERVDRLVKDAIKKGAKLIIGGKYNDLFYEPTILDNVTLDMDIAWEEIFGPVMPIIEVNNYEEAIEISNKSEYGLDSCVFTENINIALKIGKALEDGTVSINSAPGHGVGHFPFGGNKKSGIGREGLKYSIDELTKLHTIVINQI, from the coding sequence ATGAGTATTTTTAAAGATATTTATGTTGAAAATGAAAATGGGGATAGAGAATATAAAATATTAATAAACGGATGTTGGGATTGTTATTTTACAACAGAAAAAATTGAGGTTAGAAATCCATCTGACAATAAAATCGTTGGTTATGTCCCAAATTGTACAGAAAAAGATATTGAAACTGCAATAGATGAATTAAAAGAGTATAAGAAAATAGAAAATTATACTCCAATAGAAAGATTGGAAATAATGGAAAGAGCTTATGAAATATTATTAGGGAATAAAGATGAAGTAGCGAAGATAATAACACAAGAATCAGGAAAGCCAATAAGCGTATCATTAGGAGAAGTATCTGCTACAGCTGAAAGATTAAAATTGACATTGCAAGAAGTTAGGGCATTGTATGGAGAATATATAGCAGGAGAATGGGTGCACGATACACAAAATAAATTTGCAATTGTAATGAGAAAACCGATTGGAGTTGTTGCTTCAATTTCTAGTTTTAATTATCCATTATATATTGCTGCAGCTAAAATAATTCCAGCTATACTTGCAGGAAATACAGTTATTGCAAAACCTTCAAGTGATACTCCTATTACATTAATATATTTTGCTAAAATTTTAGAAGAAGCGGGACTGCCTAAAAAGGCATTTTCTATAGTAACTGGAAGTGGTAGAAAAGTAGGAGATGCTCTAATACAAAATAGAAACATTGCAGCAATAACATTTACTGGCTCTACAAATATTGGAATGCATATAGCTAAAAGTGTAGATGTTAAAAAACTTCATTTGGAATTAGGAGGAAAAGCTTCAGCTATTGTCTTAAAAGATTCAAATTTAGAGAATGCGGTAAAACATATAGTCAAAGGAACTTTTAGAAATTCTGGGCAAAGATGTGATGCTGTAAGTAGAGTATTGATAGAAAAAGAAATTAAAAATGAATTTATAGAAAAAGTATTAGAAGAAAGTAAAAAATATAAATTAGGTGACCCTTTAGATAAAAAAACTCAAGTTGGTCCAGTAATAAATAAAAAAGCTATAGAAAGAGTTGATAGATTAGTAAAAGATGCTATAAAAAAAGGAGCAAAGTTAATAATTGGAGGGAAATATAATGACTTATTTTATGAACCAACTATATTAGATAACGTGACTCTTGATATGGATATAGCTTGGGAAGAGATATTTGGACCTGTAATGCCAATAATCGAAGTAAATAATTATGAAGAGGCCATAGAAATATCAAATAAGTCAGAATATGGATTGGACAGTTGTGTATTTACTGAAAATATAAATATAGCTTTAAAAATAGGTAAAGCATTAGAGGATGGAACTGTAAGTATAAATTCTGCACCAGGACATGGAGTTGGACATTTTCCATTTGGTGGAAATAAAAAATCAGGAATAGGTAGAGAAGGATTAAAATATAGTATAGATGAATTAACAAAATTGCATACAATAGTTATTAATCAAATTTAA
- a CDS encoding TM1266 family iron-only hydrogenase system putative regulator yields the protein MEKRLGTLSIFIENENVSSKVNEILHEFRKIVISRMGTPYREKQVAVIVVILNGTTDEIGALSGKLGNIKGISVKSAISKIK from the coding sequence ATGGAAAAAAGATTAGGAACATTATCTATATTTATAGAGAATGAAAATGTGTCTTCTAAAGTAAATGAGATATTACATGAATTTAGGAAAATTGTTATTTCTAGGATGGGGACTCCATATAGAGAAAAACAAGTTGCAGTAATTGTAGTAATATTAAATGGAACTACAGATGAAATAGGAGCATTATCAGGTAAACTTGGTAATATAAAAGGTATATCTGTAAAAAGTGCAATTTCAAAAATTAAATAA